TACCTACAGAAATTGACGCAAAAGGTTGTATGCGAAAGATTGATTTAATTTTTGAAAAAGAAGATTAACTCATTTTAGGGAGTTGGTTCGAATGATAGGGTTAAAAAAACGAGATATTAAAAAAGCATTAAAGGCTGGTGCAAAGGCTGGCGGTATGTCATTAGCTGATGTACGGGAAAATATTGAAGCAACGATTGATGAAGCTATGAATAGCACCGACCCAGAGGTGCAGGCAAATTTCAAAAAGTATTTTGGGAATAAACGCCCTACACCAGAAGAATATATTTATATCATTACAAAAAAGACAAAGGTAAAATTATAATAAAAGGGTCGTGGAAATGCTTCACAAAATTGTGATCTGCATTATCACGGCTCTTTTACTCTCTGTTTACTTTCAAAACTGTAAGTGTACAAATATATTGCTTGTGATTGAAGATAATGGTTGTGGAATAAAAGCGTCTGATTTATCCCGTGTATTTGAAAAAGGTTTTACGGGTTCAAATAGAAACAAGGCAAATGCAACGGGTATGGGACTGTATCTATCGAAAAAATTATGCGATAGGTTGGGCTTGAAATTGGATATTGCTTCTACGGAAAAAGAATATACAAGACTGACCATTACATTTCCAAAAGGAACTGTTCATAATTTTTCAGAGTAATTTGAAAACCATGCCAACATTGATACGGTGCTTTAAGGGGGCTTGCATTATGGAAAGCTTTAAGTACAATTCTTTGCAATCAAATTCCACCTAATAGCACACTATTAAAAATTGAATATGTTTTAGCTTTAAAGGCTCGTACAGACTATATGTTTTGTGCGGGCTTTTTTCATACCCGAAAAAAATTTAAAAATTTTTCAAAAGAGGTCATTAAATCACACCTTTCATTCCCTATATGGTGCGGAAAGAGGGATAAACACTTTTCAAATCATAGTGGAAAGGGGGTGAGATTGATGAAACCGTCTGACTTCCAGAAAACAGTTCAATGTCGCTTTGAAAGTTGTTTGAAGAAAGTTGTCCGTCATATTGTAAAGGACTACCAACAAGGATTGAAACGACGAAAAGATAAAGAAATTCCATTCTGTGAACTTCCAGAAATTTTCGTTGAAAATTTTGCTGTGTGGGCTGACTACGAAACAGATTATACAATCTTTTCAGTATACGGCAATGTCTATATTGTTGTAGATATGGAGTTAAAGGGACTTATCCGAGAAGCACTTATCAAAATGATTTTAGGGTTTGATATTGCCTTAGAAATCGAAGAAGAATAAGCAGTTTTTAGCAGAGCATGGTTTAATGTCCCCCTCTTTCCTGCTCTGCCCTGCTTTTACATGAAAGCAACACGCTTTCGCCACAGCTCTTTGACAACTGAATAAAGCAGACAGATACGTTTGTGAGATAGCGAGCCACGGGGACTGTACGCCACGACCTTTCCAAAAGAAAGCGAGCGACCCACGCAGTGATCCGAGAGCGACTGTTGGAAAAGTCGTTTTGCCATGACCTATCCTCACAGAATAATGATACGTCCGCATGGTGCGGTTCTGCCCACAAGAATGGGAATAGTTGAGATACTAATGGAGCTTTCCAAAGCCGTCTGTCTGCTTGTAAAAAAACAACACACAGTAAAGGGGGTGCATAGATTATGAACAATACTGATGTGCCTATCTGGGAAAAATATACGCTGACGATTGAAGAAGCGTCTAAATACTTCCGCATTGGCGAAAAAAAATTGCGTAAATTAGCCGAAGAAAATATTGACGCTGGCTGGGTTATCGTGAACGGTAATCGTATTCAGATTAAGCGAAAACAATTTGAAAAAATCATAGATACATTGGACGAAATCTAATGTCATTGAGCCGTAGATATGGTATAATAAAGTATAGCGTATCACGGCTCATT
The sequence above is drawn from the Coprococcus comes ATCC 27758 genome and encodes:
- a CDS encoding excisionase → MNNTDVPIWEKYTLTIEEASKYFRIGEKKLRKLAEENIDAGWVIVNGNRIQIKRKQFEKIIDTLDEI